In a genomic window of Dermochelys coriacea isolate rDerCor1 chromosome 11, rDerCor1.pri.v4, whole genome shotgun sequence:
- the PHOSPHO2 gene encoding pyridoxal phosphate phosphatase PHOSPHO2 isoform X2 — translation MKFLLVFDFDYTVIDENSDTWIVKCAPEEKLPNKLRNSYQKGHWTEYMSRVFRYLGDSGVREDEMKRTMTTIPFTTGMRDLLDFIGKNKDLFDCIIISDSNTVFIDWILKAANFHEVLDEVFTNPATFSGAGYLTVQNFHTHHCAKCPKNLCKRKVLEEFVDKKLHQGVKYTKIVYVGDGGNDLCPVTFLKKDDIAMPRQGYTLQKMISQMSEDLDPVQSSVLVWSSGIEILSHLKLLMKE, via the coding sequence ATGAAGTTTCTGCTGGTTTTTGACTTTGACTATACGGTCATAGATGAAAACAGTGACACCTGGATTGTGAAATGTGCTCCTGAGGAAAAACTGCCTAACAAACTAAGAAACTCCTATCAAAAAGGACATTGGACAGAATACATGAGCAGGGTCTTTAGATATTTGGGAGACAGTGGAGTGAGAGAAGATGAAATGAAAAGAACTATGACAACAATTCCTTTCACTACAGGAATGAGAGATCTTTTAGATTTTATTGGCAAGAACAAAGATTTATTTGATTGCATAATAATTTCAGATTCTAATACAGTATTTATTGACTGGATTTTAAAAGCTGCTAACTTTCATGAAGTGCTTGATGAAGTGTTTACAAATCCTGCAACTTTCAGTGGCGCTGGCTATCTTACTGTGCAGAATTTTCACACTCATCATTGTGCAAAGTGCCCTAAAAACCTCTGCAAAAGAAAAGTGTTAGAAGAATTTGTAGATAAAAAGTTACACCAAGGagtaaaatatacaaaaattgTATATGTAGGTGATGGTGGGAATGATCTCTGTCCAGTAACTTTTTTAAAGAAGGATGATATTGCTATGCCCAGACAAGGGTACACATTACAGAAAATGATTTCTCAGATGTCTGAGGATCTTGATCCTGTGCAGTCTTCTGTTCTAGTTTGGTCTTCAGGTATTGAAATTCTGTCTCATTTGAAATTACTTATGAAAGAGTAA
- the PHOSPHO2 gene encoding pyridoxal phosphate phosphatase PHOSPHO2 isoform X1 encodes MKKRIYCYLTTMKFLLVFDFDYTVIDENSDTWIVKCAPEEKLPNKLRNSYQKGHWTEYMSRVFRYLGDSGVREDEMKRTMTTIPFTTGMRDLLDFIGKNKDLFDCIIISDSNTVFIDWILKAANFHEVLDEVFTNPATFSGAGYLTVQNFHTHHCAKCPKNLCKRKVLEEFVDKKLHQGVKYTKIVYVGDGGNDLCPVTFLKKDDIAMPRQGYTLQKMISQMSEDLDPVQSSVLVWSSGIEILSHLKLLMKE; translated from the exons ATGAAGAAAAG aatATATTGTTATCTAACAACTATGAAGTTTCTGCTGGTTTTTGACTTTGACTATACGGTCATAGATGAAAACAGTGACACCTGGATTGTGAAATGTGCTCCTGAGGAAAAACTGCCTAACAAACTAAGAAACTCCTATCAAAAAGGACATTGGACAGAATACATGAGCAGGGTCTTTAGATATTTGGGAGACAGTGGAGTGAGAGAAGATGAAATGAAAAGAACTATGACAACAATTCCTTTCACTACAGGAATGAGAGATCTTTTAGATTTTATTGGCAAGAACAAAGATTTATTTGATTGCATAATAATTTCAGATTCTAATACAGTATTTATTGACTGGATTTTAAAAGCTGCTAACTTTCATGAAGTGCTTGATGAAGTGTTTACAAATCCTGCAACTTTCAGTGGCGCTGGCTATCTTACTGTGCAGAATTTTCACACTCATCATTGTGCAAAGTGCCCTAAAAACCTCTGCAAAAGAAAAGTGTTAGAAGAATTTGTAGATAAAAAGTTACACCAAGGagtaaaatatacaaaaattgTATATGTAGGTGATGGTGGGAATGATCTCTGTCCAGTAACTTTTTTAAAGAAGGATGATATTGCTATGCCCAGACAAGGGTACACATTACAGAAAATGATTTCTCAGATGTCTGAGGATCTTGATCCTGTGCAGTCTTCTGTTCTAGTTTGGTCTTCAGGTATTGAAATTCTGTCTCATTTGAAATTACTTATGAAAGAGTAA